From Thermodesulfobacteriota bacterium, one genomic window encodes:
- a CDS encoding YihY/virulence factor BrkB family protein yields the protein MAELIKKVSDFLTKDIWHLDTSTLNRTRAALVYVVKLVYATIKGYTENELGLRSMGLVYSTLLSIVPLLAFSFSILKAFGVVENQVEPFLANFLEPLGDKGPEITSQIIGFIDNINFGVLGVVGLLLLIYTSVSLIMKIEDSINHIWNVRRGRGIFRRFSDYITILLLGPVLIFSAIALTTSFESNTVVQKVLDIEPLGTLVLMAAKFAPYLMVFLVFTFIYVILPNTKVSIKSAFIGGLIAAIAWQTTSWVFAFTVAKSTKYASIYSSLAVLILFMLWVYINWLIFLIGAQITYCHQNLRNLDLGRTIFRLSSKL from the coding sequence ATGGCAGAACTAATAAAGAAAGTAAGTGATTTCCTCACAAAAGATATTTGGCACTTAGACACCTCTACGCTAAATAGAACTAGGGCTGCACTTGTTTATGTAGTGAAACTTGTCTATGCAACAATAAAAGGCTATACAGAGAACGAGCTAGGACTAAGATCAATGGGACTAGTTTATTCCACACTTCTTTCTATTGTACCGCTTTTAGCCTTTAGCTTCTCAATTTTAAAGGCCTTTGGTGTCGTAGAAAACCAAGTAGAGCCGTTTTTAGCCAATTTTTTAGAGCCCCTAGGAGATAAAGGACCTGAAATAACAAGCCAAATAATAGGTTTCATTGACAACATAAACTTCGGGGTTCTTGGAGTAGTAGGATTACTTCTTCTTATATACACATCTGTTTCTCTAATCATGAAGATCGAAGACTCGATTAACCATATTTGGAATGTTAGAAGAGGACGAGGAATATTTAGAAGATTCAGCGATTATATAACGATTTTACTCCTTGGCCCTGTGCTAATTTTCTCTGCAATTGCTCTAACGACTTCATTTGAGAGCAACACAGTAGTTCAGAAGGTACTAGACATAGAGCCATTGGGAACGCTGGTGCTAATGGCGGCTAAATTTGCTCCGTATCTGATGGTATTTTTAGTTTTCACATTTATATATGTGATCCTGCCGAACACTAAAGTTAGTATCAAATCTGCATTCATTGGCGGACTTATTGCAGCAATTGCCTGGCAGACAACGTCGTGGGTATTTGCATTTACAGTGGCAAAATCTACAAAATACGCATCTATTTATTCAAGCCTAGCTGTATTAATACTCTTTATGCTCTGGGTATACATAAACTGGCTCATATTCTTGATCGGAGCTCAGATAACCTATTGTCACCAGAACTTAAGAAATCTTGATCTTGGTAGAACCATATTTAGGCTAAGCAGTAAGCTAAA